In one Elusimicrobiales bacterium genomic region, the following are encoded:
- a CDS encoding prepilin-type N-terminal cleavage/methylation domain-containing protein, whose product MPIIRCRYISTADSRGFSLMEVVLAAAIMAIVMPAIIMLLNHTNKGFAGFEAFNSLKTMNENTVNRMYLRLGRCKRLFQNDTMGTAMLSNMMMTGAPAKMIGSRLPVVLQNGSLTPGTTSFDGTAFGNSMLLAYNSETRVMDNISDSASTPSTCTVRVDLYKFAYYYLTPSGSPSIGGKQTYKNTEWESISYADCGQLTTISNSQKRSKSIVALYDGGVRYCWNSSASAYNVSFSSLVVTGTGSAAAGSVFSAPGHKAQKNSVKTLTSLVMGIMGGAYQYGVSANTAGMTGNTRTVPAFATTSGTFPAGFEVGVIGPTAGRKVLVRSVIYASGPMNRPIMDEKLIIAVARDIW is encoded by the coding sequence ATGCCTATCATCAGATGCAGGTATATATCTACCGCTGACAGCAGGGGCTTCAGCCTTATGGAGGTGGTGCTTGCCGCCGCCATAATGGCTATTGTCATGCCCGCCATAATAATGCTGCTCAACCACACCAACAAGGGGTTTGCCGGTTTTGAGGCTTTCAACTCGCTTAAAACCATGAACGAGAACACGGTAAATCGCATGTACCTGCGGCTGGGCCGGTGCAAACGGCTATTCCAGAACGACACCATGGGAACGGCGATGCTGAGCAACATGATGATGACCGGCGCCCCCGCGAAAATGATCGGCTCGCGCCTGCCGGTGGTTTTGCAGAACGGCTCGCTAACCCCGGGCACCACCAGTTTTGACGGGACCGCGTTCGGCAACAGCATGCTGCTGGCCTATAACAGCGAAACCAGGGTGATGGACAACATATCGGATTCCGCGTCCACCCCCTCCACCTGCACCGTGCGCGTTGATTTGTACAAATTCGCGTATTATTACCTGACGCCGTCTGGCTCTCCGTCCATAGGCGGCAAGCAGACCTATAAAAACACCGAATGGGAAAGCATTTCCTATGCGGACTGCGGCCAGCTTACCACTATTTCAAACTCGCAGAAAAGGTCCAAATCCATAGTGGCGCTCTATGACGGCGGCGTGCGCTATTGCTGGAACTCTTCCGCGTCGGCATACAATGTTTCCTTCTCCTCGCTGGTGGTAACCGGCACAGGGTCGGCGGCGGCAGGCTCGGTGTTTTCCGCGCCCGGGCACAAGGCGCAGAAAAACAGCGTGAAAACGCTTACCTCGCTGGTGATGGGGATAATGGGCGGCGCGTATCAGTACGGCGTGTCCGCCAACACCGCCGGCATGACGGGCAATACCCGCACGGTGCCCGCATTCGCCACAACATCCGGAACTTTCCCGGCGGGATTTGAAGTCGGAGTGATAGGGCCCACGGCGGGCAGGAAGGTGCTGGTGCGCAGCGTGATATATGCCTCCGGCCCCATGAACCGCCCTATCATGGACGAGAAGCTGATTATAGCGGTCGCCCGCGATATATGGTGA
- a CDS encoding prepilin-type N-terminal cleavage/methylation domain-containing protein, producing MFSERNKPVSRSRAGFTLIEVVMASVILAIAVLGLMQIQNFMSKQSVTISEKTFANQKAIQMLEELRSLVSGSESTDLSVLDDFDDGAVYKNILTTNTSVTSPDSPESGNVNGQCGDSWKYLRQISVIKLPEEPFSRRVYARVYKASCSNPNQPGETLAEAMTILKTIKSQFVPTQVMDVFILAIENVAGWWSSISDMRPTFDSVMQDLQNRNPGLEIRTHWVTRLSYGRDQYYMPYINDAARTNVSPSPLVYLYPGKTQQSDGSDYDFYVWDKINGRINVDGERKNEDNYALADQFNHSMREPDEEDAYALAVASAAAIGQPAPELSWRLLLERLNQADTPYRNILLVNLHGELLPLPPMHNYSDAAKDPVNSPNRRVVTHPERILYTSTDTVKLRVYAYVTDQAVCTADPSAALNDITLQLSTSVPLVNLLTAQRIDGDANNNYEINDRKGDGLTGAVRYDATSSTCTVIRLTNGTKLCSGLRSTKGLASSAQLYGMEYIPCPIGADFTADLTTTGTTPKNTARWIISLAPPAGGWTPGRWDVDTYIGPSASSGTVYSNVSRTHVWISTTVPITEQYQLTGDARYCPYMDVKANNGYNWYFADPDSIDSSYNGNAAYTNFSKGANGWGETANDIDVPRYMYIVRNGLLNSHAVWTTMNGWSYYYHGFGGEFGSDMQPLPNAVPYIVTPWSATRNVTDVYGVNEIVNYCGASSNKVNSRLVATTDNAWHCSPWLGELYPDTDYSVWGDTSAAPGNLPTNLNLRTGVPNYYRATHTANAAWKLGRVREFRLQSKGCETFFNGKPASQNGPFEHVSVTGNGTITSLASDVGSMFNFPLLSSINTPRPFTLNYNNNFPNEWSDTTYSGTLRTTIDIPSIGSVARKYYTYDSSYDSSAIVRMTNAAGTAFVVVSGMGTQSDFGTSQLGKYMIMLLLRSFMDGGLYTGDSKITQVPVVSISSPTVADTFTDPMTINVGWNTSWTRWDGQPYTTEYSSGYADSETLMYHVKYSTNNGRTWKFCSDNTATTAGARDSAHLTALTSYVWTVAALERGSYILRVEAFRGNVNLHYAYHQMQVYIYR from the coding sequence ATGTTTTCAGAGCGTAACAAACCCGTTTCCCGCAGCCGGGCGGGATTCACTCTGATAGAAGTGGTGATGGCCAGCGTGATTCTGGCCATAGCGGTGCTGGGGCTTATGCAGATACAGAATTTCATGAGCAAGCAAAGCGTAACCATAAGCGAAAAAACCTTCGCCAACCAGAAAGCCATACAGATGCTGGAGGAGCTGCGCTCGCTGGTTTCCGGCTCGGAAAGCACCGACCTGTCCGTGCTGGACGATTTTGACGACGGCGCGGTGTACAAAAACATACTTACCACCAACACCTCCGTAACCTCGCCGGATTCGCCCGAAAGCGGCAATGTCAACGGCCAGTGCGGCGACAGCTGGAAATACCTGCGCCAGATTTCGGTGATAAAACTGCCGGAGGAGCCGTTCTCGCGCAGGGTGTATGCGCGGGTGTACAAGGCCTCCTGCTCCAACCCCAATCAGCCGGGCGAGACGCTGGCCGAGGCGATGACCATTCTCAAAACCATCAAATCCCAGTTCGTGCCCACGCAGGTGATGGATGTTTTCATTCTTGCCATAGAGAATGTCGCGGGCTGGTGGTCTTCGATAAGCGACATGAGGCCGACTTTTGACTCCGTCATGCAGGACCTGCAAAACCGCAATCCGGGGCTGGAAATACGCACGCATTGGGTAACCCGGCTTTCCTACGGGCGGGACCAGTATTACATGCCTTATATCAACGATGCGGCGCGCACCAATGTTTCCCCCAGCCCGCTTGTATATCTCTATCCCGGCAAAACCCAGCAGAGCGACGGGAGCGATTATGATTTCTACGTTTGGGACAAAATCAACGGAAGAATCAACGTGGACGGGGAACGCAAAAACGAAGACAACTATGCTCTGGCGGACCAGTTTAACCATTCAATGCGCGAGCCGGACGAAGAGGACGCCTATGCCCTGGCGGTTGCCTCCGCCGCGGCCATAGGCCAGCCTGCGCCGGAGCTGAGCTGGCGGCTGCTGCTGGAGCGGCTTAATCAGGCCGACACTCCATACAGGAACATTCTGCTGGTGAACCTGCACGGCGAATTGCTGCCGCTGCCGCCTATGCACAATTATTCCGACGCGGCCAAAGACCCGGTGAACTCTCCCAACCGGCGCGTGGTAACCCATCCCGAGAGAATACTTTACACCAGCACGGACACGGTCAAACTGCGCGTTTACGCTTATGTAACGGACCAGGCCGTATGCACCGCCGACCCTTCCGCCGCGCTTAATGACATCACCTTGCAGTTGTCAACAAGCGTGCCGCTCGTGAATCTGTTGACCGCACAAAGGATTGATGGCGACGCCAACAACAACTACGAAATAAATGATCGAAAAGGGGATGGCCTCACCGGAGCTGTTCGTTATGATGCGACATCATCAACATGCACGGTTATCCGGCTTACAAACGGTACCAAGCTGTGCAGCGGTCTACGTTCCACCAAAGGCCTGGCCAGTTCGGCACAACTTTACGGCATGGAGTATATCCCCTGTCCGATAGGAGCGGATTTCACCGCCGATTTGACCACGACCGGCACTACCCCCAAAAACACCGCGCGGTGGATTATATCGCTTGCGCCTCCGGCGGGCGGCTGGACGCCGGGCCGCTGGGATGTTGACACCTATATCGGGCCGTCCGCAAGCAGCGGAACGGTGTATTCCAATGTTTCAAGAACCCATGTGTGGATAAGCACGACTGTTCCGATAACAGAGCAGTACCAGCTTACCGGCGATGCCAGATACTGTCCCTACATGGACGTGAAAGCCAATAACGGCTACAACTGGTATTTTGCCGACCCGGATTCAATCGACAGCAGCTATAACGGAAATGCCGCGTACACCAATTTCTCAAAAGGCGCAAACGGCTGGGGCGAAACAGCCAACGATATAGACGTGCCCCGCTATATGTACATCGTCCGCAACGGGCTGCTGAACTCCCACGCGGTCTGGACGACGATGAACGGCTGGAGCTACTATTACCACGGTTTCGGCGGCGAGTTCGGCAGCGACATGCAGCCGCTGCCCAATGCGGTGCCGTATATCGTTACGCCCTGGTCGGCGACGCGCAACGTAACGGATGTCTACGGCGTCAACGAAATCGTCAATTATTGCGGCGCGTCAAGCAATAAGGTCAACAGCCGGCTTGTGGCCACCACCGACAATGCCTGGCATTGCAGCCCCTGGCTGGGAGAGCTGTATCCCGATACTGATTACTCCGTGTGGGGCGACACTTCCGCCGCGCCAGGCAATCTGCCTACAAACCTGAATTTGCGGACCGGCGTTCCCAACTATTACCGCGCCACGCATACCGCCAATGCGGCATGGAAGTTGGGACGGGTGCGCGAGTTCCGGCTGCAATCCAAAGGCTGCGAAACTTTCTTCAACGGCAAACCGGCTTCCCAGAACGGACCGTTTGAGCATGTCAGCGTTACCGGCAACGGCACAATAACCTCGCTGGCAAGCGATGTGGGCTCCATGTTCAATTTCCCGCTGCTCTCGTCAATAAACACGCCGCGGCCTTTCACGCTCAACTATAACAACAATTTCCCGAATGAATGGAGCGACACCACCTATTCCGGCACGTTGCGCACCACCATAGACATCCCATCCATAGGCAGCGTCGCACGTAAGTATTACACCTACGACAGTTCTTATGATTCAAGCGCGATAGTGCGCATGACCAATGCCGCGGGAACGGCTTTCGTGGTTGTCTCCGGCATGGGAACGCAGTCGGATTTCGGCACCTCGCAGCTTGGAAAATACATGATAATGCTGCTGCTGCGCAGCTTCATGGACGGCGGCCTCTACACCGGCGACAGCAAGATAACCCAGGTGCCGGTGGTGTCCATTTCCTCGCCCACGGTGGCCGACACTTTCACCGACCCGATGACCATAAACGTCGGCTGGAACACAAGCTGGACCCGCTGGGACGGCCAGCCGTACACAACCGAATACTCATCCGGCTACGCCGACAGCGAGACGCTGATGTACCATGTCAAATACTCCACCAACAACGGCAGGACCTGGAAATTCTGCTCCGACAACACGGCCACAACGGCGGGCGCGCGCGATTCGGCGCATCTTACGGCGCTGACTTCCTATGTCTGGACCGTGGCCGCGCTGGAGCGCGGGTCGTATATATTAAGGGTGGAGGCCTTCCGGGGCAACGTAAATCTTCATTATGCCTATCATCAGATGCAGGTATATATCTACCGCTGA
- the rsmA gene encoding 16S rRNA (adenine(1518)-N(6)/adenine(1519)-N(6))-dimethyltransferase RsmA, translated as MRHIVKYGQNFLDNAAVARGIVSLADNFPGHFIIEIGPGRGALTGMIAARGAAFAAVEIDPALVLRLQSRPDVARLCDIAGADFMEADLSRFPPGGGRILFIGNLPYCCGAAIMRRALSHPAFGGAVFMLQKEVADRITAKPGGADYGLLSLAAQTKARVRQAMRVGRGNFKPVPKVDSAVLEFSRLETPFFENETREAAFFRTAKAAFAHRRKTVLNSLSLCLGAGRRDIEAALEAAGIDPRARAETISMENYLKLSGCLDKTAGPGAARGL; from the coding sequence ATGCGGCATATAGTTAAATACGGGCAGAATTTTCTGGACAACGCGGCGGTGGCGCGGGGCATTGTCTCGCTGGCGGACAATTTTCCGGGGCATTTTATCATTGAAATCGGCCCAGGCAGAGGCGCGCTCACCGGCATGATAGCCGCGCGCGGCGCGGCTTTTGCCGCAGTGGAGATAGACCCCGCCCTGGTCCTCCGGCTGCAATCCCGGCCCGACGTGGCACGGCTTTGCGATATCGCCGGCGCCGATTTCATGGAGGCGGACCTGTCCCGCTTCCCGCCGGGCGGAGGGCGCATTCTTTTCATCGGCAATCTGCCCTACTGCTGCGGCGCGGCAATAATGCGCCGGGCGCTTTCGCATCCGGCTTTCGGCGGGGCGGTGTTCATGCTGCAAAAAGAGGTGGCCGACAGGATAACCGCCAAACCCGGCGGCGCGGACTACGGGCTGCTTTCGCTGGCGGCGCAGACAAAAGCCCGCGTCCGCCAGGCCATGCGGGTTGGCCGGGGCAATTTCAAGCCGGTTCCGAAAGTGGATTCCGCGGTGCTGGAATTTTCAAGACTGGAAACCCCGTTTTTTGAAAACGAGACGCGGGAGGCGGCGTTTTTCAGGACGGCAAAAGCCGCTTTCGCCCACCGGCGCAAGACCGTGCTGAACTCACTGTCGCTTTGCCTGGGCGCGGGCAGGCGGGATATTGAAGCCGCGCTTGAAGCCGCCGGCATAGACCCGCGCGCCCGCGCGGAAACAATTTCCATGGAAAACTATCTCAAACTTTCCGGCTGCCTGGATAAAACCGCCGGTCCCGGCGCGGCCCGTGGATTGTGA
- a CDS encoding tetratricopeptide repeat protein, with translation MLTRILLCVCLCCAQAAAAVPADDEPPEKHTVWDRLMMAQSYRNMTHGVSLLDAGRYSEAASEFGRAVVENPSHPWPHLLLGAALYWSGQVDQALTEYSAALKLDPQNSDGWQLAGIAYAWKGDAPAALDAFGSAARYAPRRSDIQMNLGSIHMGMGDYDKALPYLRRAAEMEPRNPLYWFQLGTLHSRAGRDDEAASAFKNALDFYPDYQDAAMELAAIYERGGNTKEALPLYKRAVKLKPGDSVARLRYCLLLDKTGQRALAQEVIGRGFALMPNTGGGIALSIAYSGLTSKSRSSAGEGAQKPAAETSPGSPLDSLRRNMERVPLDQPVRVSVEMVYMPEHKPEKPAFSDSGSMGRALGAELNKPAALAARRDFSLPPASGPEERANQIKSITDELDKAVSGVPAGAQMSMAVSMTSAKTGGAGGGPAPEGAPEADNSKAVYNPRMVGNDMGLWVMGSGWLELVSEVRPSLASLPQSETDPARWSAAGLAHLILGEAGPALEKFSRAGELGAKETALMGSAVAWTIMGKEDEAAKCLKEALDLNPGNQTAQENLKWLSTPSNVAKN, from the coding sequence ATGCTGACGCGCATCTTGCTTTGCGTTTGCCTGTGCTGCGCGCAGGCTGCCGCCGCCGTCCCCGCAGACGACGAGCCGCCGGAAAAACACACCGTCTGGGACAGGCTTATGATGGCCCAGTCCTACCGCAACATGACGCACGGCGTCTCGCTGCTGGACGCGGGCCGCTATTCCGAGGCGGCAAGCGAATTCGGGCGCGCGGTGGTGGAAAACCCCTCCCACCCCTGGCCGCATCTGCTGCTGGGCGCGGCGCTTTACTGGTCCGGGCAGGTGGACCAGGCGCTTACCGAATACTCCGCCGCGCTGAAGCTGGACCCCCAAAACTCCGACGGCTGGCAGCTTGCCGGCATCGCCTATGCCTGGAAGGGCGACGCCCCCGCCGCGCTGGACGCCTTCGGCTCCGCCGCGCGCTACGCGCCGCGGCGCTCCGACATACAGATGAATCTGGGCTCCATACACATGGGGATGGGGGATTACGACAAGGCGCTGCCCTACCTGCGCCGCGCCGCGGAGATGGAGCCGCGCAACCCGCTTTACTGGTTCCAGTTGGGGACGCTGCATTCCCGCGCCGGGCGCGACGACGAGGCCGCCTCCGCCTTCAAAAACGCGCTGGATTTTTACCCGGACTACCAGGACGCCGCCATGGAGCTTGCCGCCATCTATGAGCGCGGGGGCAACACAAAGGAGGCGCTGCCGCTTTACAAGCGGGCCGTCAAGCTCAAACCCGGAGATTCGGTGGCGCGGCTGCGTTACTGCCTGCTGCTGGACAAAACCGGACAGCGCGCCCTGGCGCAGGAGGTGATAGGCCGCGGCTTTGCGCTGATGCCAAACACCGGCGGCGGCATCGCGCTTTCAATAGCCTATTCGGGGCTGACGTCCAAATCGCGCTCCTCCGCAGGCGAGGGCGCGCAAAAACCGGCGGCGGAAACCTCCCCCGGCTCGCCGCTTGATTCGCTGCGGCGCAATATGGAGCGTGTCCCGCTGGACCAGCCGGTGCGCGTTTCGGTGGAAATGGTTTATATGCCGGAGCATAAGCCGGAAAAACCCGCGTTTTCCGACAGCGGCAGCATGGGCAGGGCCCTCGGCGCGGAGTTAAACAAGCCCGCCGCGCTGGCCGCCCGGCGCGACTTTTCGCTGCCGCCGGCCTCCGGCCCGGAGGAGCGGGCAAACCAGATAAAATCCATCACGGACGAGCTGGACAAGGCCGTTTCCGGCGTGCCGGCGGGCGCGCAGATGAGCATGGCCGTCAGCATGACCTCCGCCAAAACCGGCGGCGCGGGCGGCGGCCCCGCCCCGGAAGGCGCGCCGGAGGCGGACAATTCAAAGGCGGTTTACAACCCGCGCATGGTCGGCAACGATATGGGGCTGTGGGTGATGGGATCGGGCTGGCTGGAGCTGGTCAGCGAGGTGCGGCCCTCCCTCGCCTCGCTGCCGCAGAGCGAAACGGACCCCGCCAGATGGTCCGCCGCCGGGCTTGCGCACCTGATACTGGGCGAGGCGGGCCCCGCGCTGGAAAAATTCAGCCGCGCCGGGGAGCTGGGCGCAAAGGAGACCGCGCTTATGGGCTCCGCCGTGGCGTGGACCATAATGGGCAAAGAGGACGAGGCGGCAAAATGCCTCAAAGAGGCGCTGGACCTCAACCCCGGCAACCAGACGGCGCAGGAAAATCTGAAATGGCTCTCCACGCCCTCCAACGTGGCGAAAAACTGA
- a CDS encoding adenylate/guanylate cyclase domain-containing protein gives MKRTLGWVFVAAQLAAPAVCAYAEAGGGVSSGTVYLDPARFNTTDRERLSAARDIFAAARALAAERGAKRAALAGGAALLALFLFVIPRAVRPNLEGAGPAEIIGKLSRFFTHLWGDEELKKLAWACVRQDILCRKLARRLNEHQLREFLNFLYIEGAFRLYAETLFLRRDVFGAAAEAAPALVYGQVSWAQIKNLPQKPLARALALLNSGGDAMAAFQAANALARQLVCSQEKEKAVALLESIPVSLLHKTTWETLLEINGARALPPHHLDALPRHMLAQVVTMLVDEGNSQMAKALMDRNPRDKWSDADYLAYFTLQLETDPTLANEFYPVFARNVDIRRATELHYLAAKRCEQKGHADIAVNIYRKFTAEGINYRDAVSRYNMLHQNLSVETRNYTIMMTDIKGYTSRTASETPAFMMEYLRRHNDIVAPVIRRFKGKIVKSIGDAFLAVFESSSNAVACGVEIQESLAKYNAGKRTREAIYVRVALNAGEVSLGADGDIYGDAVNITARLEGAAQAGEVWLTEAVTTAMSGRDARCLPVGPHDFKGAGREIMVYRIAPGGGASS, from the coding sequence ATGAAACGGACGCTGGGGTGGGTTTTTGTGGCGGCGCAGCTTGCCGCGCCCGCGGTTTGCGCGTATGCGGAAGCGGGCGGCGGCGTTTCGTCCGGGACGGTATATCTTGACCCGGCCAGATTCAACACGACCGACAGGGAGCGTCTGTCCGCCGCGCGGGACATTTTCGCCGCCGCGCGCGCGCTGGCGGCAGAGCGGGGCGCGAAACGGGCCGCGCTGGCCGGCGGCGCGGCGCTGCTTGCGCTGTTTCTGTTTGTGATTCCGCGCGCCGTGCGCCCGAATCTGGAAGGCGCGGGTCCGGCGGAAATAATCGGAAAACTGAGCCGCTTTTTCACCCACCTGTGGGGCGATGAGGAGCTTAAAAAGCTTGCCTGGGCCTGCGTCCGGCAGGATATTTTGTGCCGGAAACTGGCCCGCAGGCTCAACGAACACCAATTGCGCGAATTCCTTAATTTCCTCTATATAGAAGGCGCCTTCCGGCTATACGCGGAGACGCTTTTTCTGCGCCGCGATGTTTTCGGGGCCGCCGCCGAAGCCGCCCCGGCGCTGGTTTACGGCCAGGTTTCGTGGGCGCAGATAAAAAACCTGCCGCAAAAACCGCTGGCGCGCGCGCTGGCCCTGCTTAACTCCGGCGGAGACGCCATGGCCGCGTTCCAGGCCGCAAACGCGCTGGCGCGGCAGCTTGTCTGCTCGCAGGAAAAGGAAAAGGCCGTGGCGCTGCTGGAATCTATACCCGTGTCCCTGCTGCATAAGACCACCTGGGAAACGCTGCTGGAGATAAACGGCGCGCGCGCGCTGCCGCCGCATCATCTGGACGCGCTGCCGCGCCATATGCTGGCGCAGGTGGTTACCATGCTGGTTGACGAGGGAAATTCCCAGATGGCCAAAGCGCTCATGGACCGCAACCCGCGCGACAAGTGGAGCGACGCCGACTACCTGGCTTATTTCACCCTCCAGCTTGAAACGGACCCGACACTGGCCAATGAATTCTACCCCGTGTTCGCCCGCAACGTAGACATCAGGCGCGCCACCGAACTGCACTATCTTGCCGCCAAGCGCTGCGAGCAGAAGGGCCATGCCGACATAGCCGTAAACATTTACCGCAAATTCACGGCGGAGGGGATAAACTACAGGGACGCCGTCTCCCGCTACAACATGCTGCACCAAAATCTGTCGGTGGAAACGCGCAACTATACGATAATGATGACCGACATCAAAGGCTACACCTCCAGGACCGCTTCCGAAACTCCGGCTTTTATGATGGAGTACCTCAGGCGGCATAACGACATTGTCGCGCCGGTCATACGCCGGTTCAAGGGCAAAATCGTGAAATCCATAGGCGACGCTTTCCTGGCGGTTTTTGAAAGTTCCTCCAATGCCGTAGCCTGCGGCGTGGAGATACAGGAGTCTCTTGCAAAATACAATGCCGGCAAAAGAACGCGCGAGGCGATATACGTGCGCGTCGCGCTGAACGCGGGAGAGGTGTCCCTCGGCGCCGACGGCGACATATACGGCGACGCCGTCAACATAACCGCGCGGCTGGAAGGCGCCGCCCAGGCGGGCGAGGTCTGGCTGACCGAGGCGGTTACCACCGCCATGAGCGGCAGGGACGCCCGCTGCCTTCCGGTAGGCCCGCACGATTTCAAAGGCGCGGGCCGGGAGATAATGGTCTACAGGATAGCGCCGGGCGGGGGCGCGTCGTCCTGA
- a CDS encoding NlpC/P60 family protein — MKLALFQLMSCNGAYAGALWQPVSGPAYTVVHMSLSDFAAAKVSGGEEIDPGRGVFAVAAGPERHGVMTLESAPVMALFDFDRLIISAAADLPAGAEISCELSAAFSEKGGLAWSGWYRMGMFRPGGKSESFPAQEDDFGKVETDILALKKPAAAFRYRIILDGPSGETALRLIAVSYLDSTRTRAGADALCTLAGGDKAPWRRRLGVPRRSQEVEDKSVRGDICSPTSLAMLLEYHGIRKTTMDVARAVYDNGAKIYGNWPFNTAYAASLGFDGFADRFSGIAQAEHEIANGRPFIASITYAQGELDGAPVKATKGHLVLVEGFDADGNFLVNDPAGKTADIVCRVYDRKQFAGIWLGNKGGLVYRVIPRLPRVMRAGAPLTDVYEEPEILDEKRVTQLLMGELVLVTGRQGRWAHVQCLEQAYYADEKAPPEDAMSLPEKWVGYPGWVLADSLVYGDIYADGLAVAVPAAKVEERAASGPLPLEVYMGTRLWPLSEKDGSADTVLPGGRPAKFDISVARLDKTDLRGEIIRLAREFIGTRYLWGGRTIKGIDCSGLSSTVFRAAGIYLPRDAQEQYQSARKVTRKELKKGDLVFTTSRKDLTKVNHVMIYAGGETLLESTQEVSMMREVSFRDKLGLPLEKIEYGDMASGRKVYFGSVMD; from the coding sequence ATGAAACTCGCTCTTTTCCAGCTTATGTCCTGCAACGGGGCTTATGCGGGCGCGTTGTGGCAGCCCGTGTCCGGGCCGGCATACACGGTCGTGCATATGTCCCTGTCGGATTTCGCCGCGGCGAAAGTCTCCGGCGGGGAGGAGATTGACCCGGGGCGCGGCGTTTTCGCCGTGGCCGCAGGGCCGGAGCGGCATGGCGTGATGACGCTGGAATCCGCGCCGGTCATGGCGCTTTTTGATTTTGACAGGCTGATAATCTCCGCCGCCGCCGATTTGCCCGCCGGGGCGGAAATATCCTGCGAGCTCAGCGCGGCATTCTCCGAAAAAGGCGGGCTTGCATGGAGCGGCTGGTACCGGATGGGAATGTTCCGTCCGGGCGGCAAGTCCGAAAGCTTTCCGGCGCAGGAGGACGATTTTGGCAAGGTGGAGACCGACATTCTGGCCCTCAAAAAACCCGCCGCCGCCTTCCGCTACAGGATTATTCTGGACGGCCCCTCCGGCGAAACCGCGCTGCGGCTTATTGCGGTGAGCTATCTGGATTCAACGCGGACCCGCGCCGGAGCGGACGCGCTGTGCACCCTTGCCGGCGGCGACAAGGCGCCCTGGCGGCGCAGGCTGGGCGTGCCGCGCCGGTCGCAGGAGGTTGAGGATAAAAGCGTCCGCGGCGACATTTGCAGCCCCACCTCGCTTGCCATGCTGCTGGAATACCACGGCATCAGGAAAACCACCATGGACGTTGCCCGCGCCGTCTACGACAACGGCGCGAAAATATACGGCAACTGGCCTTTCAACACCGCCTACGCCGCCTCTCTGGGGTTTGACGGTTTTGCGGACCGCTTCTCCGGCATAGCGCAGGCCGAGCATGAAATAGCCAACGGCAGGCCGTTCATAGCCAGCATAACCTATGCGCAGGGCGAGTTGGACGGCGCCCCCGTCAAGGCGACAAAGGGGCATCTGGTGCTTGTGGAGGGTTTTGACGCGGACGGGAACTTCCTCGTCAACGACCCGGCGGGCAAAACCGCCGACATCGTCTGCCGCGTCTACGACCGCAAGCAGTTCGCGGGCATATGGCTGGGCAACAAAGGCGGGCTGGTGTACCGCGTCATCCCGCGGCTGCCCAGGGTGATGCGCGCCGGCGCGCCGCTGACCGATGTCTACGAGGAGCCGGAAATCCTGGACGAAAAGCGCGTTACCCAGCTGCTTATGGGCGAGCTTGTGCTGGTTACGGGCCGGCAGGGCCGCTGGGCGCATGTGCAGTGCCTTGAGCAGGCCTATTATGCCGACGAGAAGGCCCCGCCCGAGGACGCCATGTCCCTGCCGGAAAAATGGGTGGGCTACCCCGGCTGGGTGCTGGCCGACAGCCTGGTCTACGGCGATATTTACGCCGACGGGCTGGCGGTCGCCGTTCCAGCCGCAAAGGTGGAGGAGCGCGCCGCAAGCGGCCCTCTTCCGCTGGAGGTTTACATGGGAACGCGGCTGTGGCCGCTTTCCGAAAAGGACGGCTCCGCAGACACGGTGCTGCCTGGCGGCAGGCCGGCAAAGTTTGACATAAGCGTCGCCCGGCTGGACAAAACCGATTTGCGCGGCGAGATAATACGGCTCGCGCGCGAGTTTATAGGCACGCGCTACCTCTGGGGCGGGCGCACGATAAAGGGGATAGACTGTTCCGGCCTTTCCAGCACGGTGTTCAGGGCGGCGGGGATATACCTGCCGCGCGACGCGCAGGAGCAGTACCAGTCCGCCCGCAAGGTAACGCGGAAGGAATTGAAAAAGGGCGATCTGGTGTTCACCACCTCGCGCAAGGATTTGACGAAGGTCAACCATGTGATGATTTACGCCGGAGGAGAAACGTTGCTTGAATCCACACAGGAAGTCAGCATGATGCGCGAGGTGTCTTTCCGGGACAAGCTGGGACTGCCGCTGGAAAAGATTGAATACGGCGACATGGCCTCCGGCAGAAAGGTGTATTTCGGTTCCGTCATGGATTAA